Part of the Nitrosophilus alvini genome, GGCTGCAAAAGAGATAGGGTTTCCGCTTATTATCAGAGCAAGCTACACACTTGCGGGAGGCGGAAGCGGTGTGGCATACAATATAGACGAGTTTAAAACTCTTGCTGCAAAAGGTCTTGAAGCAAGTCCCATAAATGAAATTCTTATAGAAGAGTCACTTCTTGGATGGAAAGAGTATGAGATGGAGGTTATAAGGGACAGGGATGACAACTGTATAATTGTCTGTTCCATAGAAAATCTTGACCCCATGGGTGTGCATACGGGAGATTCTATAACCGTTGCACCGGCTTTGACTCTTACCGATAAAGAGTATCAGAGGATGAGGGATGCCTCTTTTGCGATATTAAGAGAAATCGGTGTGGATACCGGCGGCTCAAACGTTCAGTTTGCAGTCCATCCTGAAACCGGCAGAATGATAGTCATAGAGATGAACCCGAGAGTCAGCCGCTCATCGGCTCTTGCATCAAAAGCCACAGGGTATCCCATAGCGAAAGTCGCAACTCTGCTGGCAGTCGGTTATACTCTTGACGAGATCAAAAATGACATAACTGGAACACCGGCATCTTTTGAACCTGTAATCGACTATATAGTTACAAAAATTCCCCGATTTACATTTGAAAAATTTCCGCAGGCCGAAAGCACTCTGACCACTTCTATGAAAAGTGTCGGGGAAGTTATGGCTATAGGAAGAACATTCAAAGAATCCGTTCAAAAAGGGCTATGCTCTCTTGAAACCGGTCTTTGCGGATTTGAAAAGATAAAAACCGACCCAGAAACTCTAAAACGAGAGATAAGAAGACCGAATGAAAACAGACTTTTATATGTAGCGCAGGGTTTTAGAGAGGGTCTCAGTGTCGAAGATATATATGAACTTAGCAAAATAGACAGATGGTTTTTGTATCAGATAGAGGAGATTGTATCTTTCGAAGATAAAATCGACCTGGATATCCTACAAAACGAAGAGCTTCTCAGAGTTGCCAAAACCTACGGTTTTTCAGACAAAATGATAGCAAAACTGATAAATGAAAAAGAGAATACCGAACTTACCGAAAACGACATATATTCCGCAAGAAAAAAGTTGGGTGTAGAGCTTGAATATAACGAAGTTGATACCTGTGCAGCGGAATTCAGGGCTTTGACTCCTTATCTTTACTCTACTACAAACATAACGAAACTTACAAAAAAAGAGGAGAGTATACAGAGCGATAAAAAGAAGGTTTTGATCATTGGAGGCGGACCCAACAGGATAGGGCAGGGAATCGAGTTTGACTATTGCTGCGTACATGCGGCATTTGCTCTTGAAGATATGGGATGCGAAACCATTATGTACAACTGCAATCCGGAAACCGTATCTACAGATTACGATACAAGCGATATACTCTATTTCGAACCAATCGATTTTGAGAGAGTAAGAAGTGTGATTGAGAGGGAAAATCCAGACGGCATTATCGTTCATTTCGGCGGGCAGACGCCTTTAAAACTTGCAAAACCTCTCAGTGCAATCGGGGCAAAAATAATAGGTACAAGCGCAAAAGTCATCGATCTTGCCGAAGACAGAGAGAAATTTGCAAAATTTATCACCCAAAACGGTCTATTGCAGCCTGAAAACGGAACAGCATTTACCGAACAAGATGCGCTTGAAATTGCAAAAGAGATAGGTTATCCGGTTCTTGTAAGGCCGAGTTATGTTTTAGGCGGCAGGGCTATGAGAATAGTTTACAACGAAGATGAGCTAAAATCCTATATGGAAGAGGCTGTAAGTGTCAGCAACGAATCGCCTGTACTTATAGATAAATTTCTAGACCATGCCATAGAGATAGATGTAGACGCTATAAGCGACGGTGAGAATGTCTATATCGGCGGAATTATGCAGCATATCGAAGAAGCGGGTATCCATTCAGGCGACAGCGCCTGCTCGTTGCCTACCGTGAGCATTAAAGATGCTATATTGAAAATAATCGAAGAGCAGACAAAAACCATAGCCCTGGGACTTGGAGTAAAGGGACTTCTTAATATCCAGTACGCTATATATAAAGATAAGGTATACCTTATCGAGGTAAATCCAAGAGCCTCAAGGACGGTTCCTTTCGTTTCCAAGGCAACCGGCATACCTATGGCAAAAGTCGCTACAAGAGTTATGATGCAAGGAGATCTCAGAAGCGCTCTTGAGTTTTACGACAAATTCAATGTTGTTACCGAAGAAAATGGTATCCTCAAGCCTCAGCTGAAATCACACATATCCGTAAAAGAAGCGGTATTTCCTTTTAACAAACTTTCAGGTGCCGATTTGATACTCGGACCGGAGATGAAATCTACCGGTGAAGTTATGGGTATAAGCGACAACTTTGGCGTAAGTTTTGCAAAATCCCAGGTGAGTGCCGGAAACAGGCTGGTTCTTGAAGGAACGCTGTTTCTATCTTTGACCGATTACGACAAACCTCATGCTCCCCAGATAGCAAAAATATATAAAGACCTCGGTTTTGAAATTGTTGCTACCGACGGGACACACAGAGTTCTTAAAGAGGCAGGCGTAGAATCCAAAAAGGTCCTGAAAATCAGCGAGGGAAGACCAAACGTCGAAGATATGATAAAAAACGGCGAAATATCTATGGTGATAAATACAAGCGACAATAAAGCGAGCAAAGATGATGCCAGAAGAATAAGACAGGCTGTTCTTAGATTTCAGATACCTTATTTTACGACACTCGCTGCTGCCAGAGTTGCTGCAGAAGCTATAGCGAAGCTGAAAAAAGAGGGGCATTTCGAGCCCAAAGCGCTGCAGGACTATTTGAGTGAATAAGTAATTGGGAATAAGTAATTGGGAATTGGGAATTATAGAGGGAATATATTAGATCCCAGGAAAGTCTATCTGGTTCAGACCGACACAACAGTCGGTTTTTTGTCTCAGAACAGAAAGAGACTCTCCGAGATTAAAAACAGGCCTGTTGAAAAACCTTTTTTGATCTCGGTTGATAGTTTCAAACCCCTCAAAAAGTTTGCAAGAGTTCCCAAAAAATTTAAAAAACGGGTCCGAAGAGCTAAAAAAACCACATTTGTATACCCAAACGGCAAAGCGGTCCGTGTGGTGCGAGACGACAGACATATCTCTTTTTTAAAAAAATTCGGATGGATGTATTCCACTTCTGCAAACAGGAGCGGAAAAAGATTTGAAAGAGAGTTTGCTTTTGAAAAAGCAGACGTAATAGTGGAAGACCAAAGAGGTTTTTTTGAAGGAAAAGCCTCCGAAATTTTGAGACTCTCACAAAGAAAAATCAAAAAATTAAGATAGTTTTATAAGCCTGATAGCTACAAATCTTCCAGTTATAAATCCTGCAGCCGAATATAGAGCAGATATTTCATAACTGTAAAAAAGCCAGCCCAAAATTACAGATAGAAGAACAAATCTGAAAGAGAAGGAAAAGAAAATATTTCTCTTTTTTGATTTCAAAAGTTTTAGTTGTAGATAGAGATGATAAAAATAGAGCAAAGAGAGGAGTGCTCCGAAGATAAAAAGAGTATATCCGTTCATTTTTTATAAAAAAAGAATCTCCATACAGAATAGAGGCCGATTGCCAGACCAAGAAGGAGCAGAGTGATAGACCAGGAGATATTTCCGGGTGAGTTGTATTTTTCGTCGATATATCTGCCGGCATATCCACCCATGACTGCAGGAAGTACTATCATCCATCCCACTGCACCGACAGCTGCCAATGTTCCCCAAAAGAGGCCTTTTTTTCTCCATTTCTGTAACAATGAGCTTTTTTCCTCTATCTTTTTTTTAAATTGCTTTTGGTTTTTATTCAACTTCTCTCTCCAGTTCTATAAGCTTTTGCATAAAGGCTTTTTCAAGTTTTGAGAGATTTTCCCTGAAAATGTTCTCTTTTTGTCTGAGAGCGGAAAATCTTTTTTCTATTTCAGTTTTGAGATTTTCAAGATTATCGCTTCTGATAAACTCTCTGGTAGTGATTTTCAGAAAATTGTCTTTGAAAACAAGAATACCTTTATTGAAAGCGAAGAACTCTTCTTTTTCTTCATATTTGAAGATTGCAACGGATTCTTCGAGAACCGTTATAAAGTAGCAGTGTTTCGGAAGTATTCCAAATGTGCCGCTTCTATCTTCCCCTCTGAAAAAAAGAATCTCCCTGATATTTACAGTCTCATATGGAGTGATTAAAACTGCATCAAATTTTGGCTTCATCGACTGATCCTATCATATAAAAAGAGTGTTCGTCTATATCATCCATCTCTCCGGACAATATTTTTCTGCAGCCGTTGATGGTTTCTGAAAGCGTTACATTTTTTCCTTTTCGTCCCGTAAAAGCTTCCGTAACGAAAAAGGGCTGTGTAAGGAATTTTTCCAGTTTTCTTGCTCTCATGACGGTTAGTCTGTCTTCGGGGCTTAGCTGTTCGATTCCCAGCATTGCAATGATATCCTGAAGTTCTTTATATTTTGACAGAGCCTCTTTGACAGCTTTTGCGGTTTCATAATGGTCGCTTCCTACGATTGCAGGGTCAAGAAGTTTTGAGTGTGAGGCGAGAGGGTCGATGGCCGGATAAAATCCTTTTGCCGCTCTTTCTCTGGAAAGTATCACGGATGTGTCCAGGTGTGAAAAAACTGCGGCAACTCCTGGGTCGGTTATATCGTCAGCGGGTACGTAAACTGCTTGTACCGATGTTATAGAGCCATCTTTTGTAGAAGCGATTCTCTCTTCAAGTTCGGCAATTTCATTTGAAAGTGTAGGCTGATAGCCCACCTTCGACGGTATTCTTCCAAGAAGTGTGGAAACCTCCTGTCCAGCCTGTATAAATCTATAAATGTTATCTATCAAAAGAAGAACATCTTTTTGCTCTTTGTCTCTGAAGTATTCGCTTATTGTCAGGGCAGTCATAGGGGCCAGGTACCTGATACCGGGGGCTTCATTCATTTGTCCGAAAATCATAACAGTTTTTTCAAGAACATTTGAGTCTATCATTTCGTGATATAGTTCATGCCCTTCTCTAACTCTTTCTCCCACACCTGCAAAAACCGAAATCCCCTGATAAAGAGAGATCGATTTGTAAATAAATTCCATAAGCAGAACTGTTTTACCGACTCCTGCTCCTCCGAACAGGCCGATTTTACCGCCAAGTATAAAAGGTGCAAGCAGATCTATTATCTTGATTCCGGTTTCATAGACTTTTATTGTTCCTTCGAGTCTGGAAACTGCAGGGGAGCTTTTTCTGGCAGGTTCAAACTCATCAAAGTCAGCAGGTTTTGCATCTATAGGCTCTCCGAAAATATTCAGCACCCTACCTAAGACTTTGTTTCCTACAGGTACTTTTATCGGTGAAAAAAGTCTTTTTACTTTCATACCGGCTTTAACATCTTGCAAAAAACCGAGTGCCAGGGCTCTTACATTGTTTGAATCTATCTGTCTTTGAGTTTCAAGGAATATTTTTCTATCAGGCATCTCAATAACAAGAGCTTCAAAAATTTCCGGCAGGCTCTGTTCAAAGTATATATCACACACATTTGCACTAAGTGCAGTGACAGTTCCGTACATTTTCTTCTCTTTTAAAATAGATTAATCTCTTTTTGTCTATTATAACTTATATATGAGCAAAAGGAAGCGGCATGAATGAAAGCATTGCCTCCGTCGAACTTTTTAAAATTCAGATAGGCTCAGTAAGCATACCTGTAACAGAAAGTGTTGTTACAGCGTGGGGAGTTATTGTTTTCATTGCCATTGTCTCTTTTTTGCTTACAAGAAAACTTCGTGTTCTAAATCCGTCGAAAATACAGATAGCAGTGGAAGGAGTGGTAGAAGCGATATATGGAGCTTTGAAATCCGCTTCGCCGATAAACGCCTGGGACCTTGTTCCTCTTATAGGTACTATGTGGATATATATAGGTATGCTCAATCTCATAGGAATTATCCCCTATCTGCATAATCCTACAAAAGATTTGAGTACTACGGCAGCTCTTGCGACTGTTGCTTTTTTATCCATTCACTATTACGGTATAAAATATTCGGGACTTAAAAACTATCTGAAAAAGTATACTGAGCCTGTTTTTATACTTTTGCCTCTGAATATTTTCGGAGATATCTCCAGAATCTTCGCTATGGCGATAAGGCTTTTCGGAAATATGCTAAGCTGGGAACTTATCATTGCGATACTTTTACTTCTGGCCGGATTTTTGGTCCCTGTTCCCATGATGCTTTTAAGTATTGTCGGCGATGTTATACAGGCATATCTTTTCGGAATGCTCACATTCATCTTTATACTCGGCGGTATAAAAGCGGAGACAAAAAATATCAAGGAGAATGAAAATGGATAGTTTGACGATAATTGTGGCAGTTTCGATATTTACAGCAGGCATAACTATTGCAATTGGAGGATACGGCCCTTCAAGAGGAGAAGGCGATGCTTTGACAAAAGCGATAGAGACCATAGGAAGACAACCCGAATCGGCCAGTGAGATAACAAAACTGCTTTTTGTGGGAATGGCGATGGTGGAATCTGTTGCCATATATTCGCTTGTTATATCGCTGATTATACTTTTTGCAAATCCTTTGATAAAACTTGTGGTGCAGTAGATGTTTGACTGGTGGAGTTTCGGCTTTCAGCTTATAAACTTTTTCGTAGTTCTGTTTATTTTGTACAGACTTCTTTTCAGACCTGTGAAAAATATCATTGAAAAAAGAGAGAGATATATCAAAGATAAAATTGAAGAGATAGAAAAGAAAGAGAAAGAGGTCCAAAAATTACTTGAAGAGTATAAAAAAAGAGTCAAAGAGGCTGAGGAGCTTAAAAAAAGAGCAATAAAAGAGGCAAAAGAGGAGGCTCTCAAAGAGAAAAAGAGAATATTGAAAGAGGCAAAAGAGGAAGCAGCAAAAGAGTTTGAAAAGACAAAAGCGATTCTTCTTGAAGAGGAAAACAGAATTTTGCAAAATATTAAAAAAAGGTCCAGAGAGTTTGCTATTCTTTACACCGAAAATCTTTTGAGCAGCATTGCAGATGAAAATCTCCATAAAATCACGGTGAAAAAGTTTATCAAAAAATTATCTTCCGAGAGCTTTAAAGAACTGGAACAGATAAAAAAGAAGATTCAAAAAAGAGAGTGCAAAGCCGAAATCATTTCTGCTTTTGGGCTTGATTCCTCCGAACAAGAAGAGATTTTATCCAAACTTGAAGAGATTTTGGGATGCAGCGGGTTTGATATAGAATCAAAAACAGACCCGTCTCTTATAGCAGGTGTGAAAATAAGAATCGAAGGTTTGAGTCTGGACGGTTCACTCAGAGGAATGGTTGAAAAGATTGCAGAATCGATCGGAAAAGAGAAATGAGATATGAAAAACTGATTGAAGAGAGTTTTAAAAACATACTTCAAAGCGCCGAAGAAGCCTCTTTTGAACCGATAGTGAAAAAAACAGGCATTATAAGCGATATAGGAGACGGCATAATAGATGTGGAAAATCTCGATGCATCCTATTATGAACTTCTGATATTGCCGCACAATCTAGAGGCACTGGTGCTTAATATCTCAAAAAAGAGTATTAAAGCTGTTGTTTTGGGAGATTATACGCTGCTCAATGTTGGCGACGAAGTAGAAAAGTCGGGCAAAGGCATTTCGGTAGGGGTAGGATATAATCTTTTAGGCCGTATAATCGATCCTTTAGGAAAGCCTCTTGATGAGAGAGATACCCCGCAGTATGAACTGAAATATCCTATTGAGTCTGAAGCCCTACCTTTTTTTAAAAGAGATTTCGTAAAAGAACCCATGTATACGGGAATAAAAATAGTGGATGCGATGATTCCGATAGGAAAAGGACAAAGAGAGCTCATAATAGGTGACAGTTCTACAGGAAAAACATCTATTGCCATTGATGCGATAATAAACCAGTATGACAAAGATGTTTACTGTGTATATGTCTCAATAGGGCAGAAAAAAGCACAGGTTGCAAGAATTATCGAAGAGCTGCAAAGAAACGAGGCTTTAAGCCATACTGTTGTAGTAGCTGCAACTGCGGATGACAGTGCTGGACTCAAATTTATAGCTCCCTATGCCGGATCAGCTATAGCCGAATTTTTCAGAGACGAGGGAAAAGATGTACTGATCGTTTATGATGATCTTACGAAACATGCCGATTCATACAGAATGCTCTCTTTACTTCTACAGATTCCTCCAGGAAGAGAGGCCTATCCGGGAGATATATTTTTTGTTCACTCTAGACTTCTTGAAAGAGCAGGCAAAAGAGATATCAAATACGGAGGTGGTTCTATCACTGCACTTCCCATAGTAGAAACGCAGGCAGGCAAAATATCGGCATATATCCCGACAAATCTTATATCTATAACCGATGGACAGATATATTTGGACAGAGAGCTTTTCAACAAGGGTTTTCTTCCGGCTATCGATATTGGAAAATCTGTATCAAGAATTGGTTCCAAAGCACAGGTGCCGGCTCTTAAAAAAATGGCTTCCAGACTGAAACTGGACTATTCTCAGTTTTTGGAAGTAGAAGTTTTTACAAAATTCGGGGCAAAGTTGGAAGATGAAACAATGAATCTTATAAAAAAAGGGGAGGCTCTCAGAGAAACTTTGAAACAGGGACGATCCGTGCGTCTTGATATGCCAAAACAGGCTGTTACGTTTTTCCTTTATAACAACGGTTTTCTTGAAAAGCTTGAAATTGACAAAATCAGTGATTTTGTTAACGAATTTTTGGAATATCTGGAGATAAGCTATCCCGACATTCTTACTCTTATAGCAGATACGGGTGATATGGATGAGAGCACACTTTCAACTCTTGAAAAAGTTGCCGCTCAGTTTTTTGAGGAGTTTAACAAGTGATAACTTCGGACCTGCTGCAAAAAAAACTAGAAAGCCTTAAAGATATATATGAGATAGTCAATTCAATGAAAGCATTTGCAAAATTTGCTATTCAAAAATCAAAAGACAAACTCCCCTATGTGAGAAACTATAAAAAAAATATAGAAGAGTCCATAGAGGATATCATCTCTCTTTTTCCTGAACTTATAACACTCAAAGGCGGGCACAGCAGAAAAAAGATATATATTGTTTTTGGCTCGGAAGAGGGCCTTTGCGGCGGATATAATGAAAAACTTTTCCGATTTTTTTCAAAAATAGCCCATGGAGACTATAAAACGGCTATAGTCGGCAGAAAAGCTGCGGAAGAGGTTGATAGTTTCGGTATAGAAACCCAATGGATAGTTTCGGGAGCTTCTACGGTCGAGA contains:
- a CDS encoding F0F1 ATP synthase subunit A, encoding MNESIASVELFKIQIGSVSIPVTESVVTAWGVIVFIAIVSFLLTRKLRVLNPSKIQIAVEGVVEAIYGALKSASPINAWDLVPLIGTMWIYIGMLNLIGIIPYLHNPTKDLSTTAALATVAFLSIHYYGIKYSGLKNYLKKYTEPVFILLPLNIFGDISRIFAMAIRLFGNMLSWELIIAILLLLAGFLVPVPMMLLSIVGDVIQAYLFGMLTFIFILGGIKAETKNIKENENG
- a CDS encoding F0F1 ATP synthase subunit delta yields the protein MFDWWSFGFQLINFFVVLFILYRLLFRPVKNIIEKRERYIKDKIEEIEKKEKEVQKLLEEYKKRVKEAEELKKRAIKEAKEEALKEKKRILKEAKEEAAKEFEKTKAILLEEENRILQNIKKRSREFAILYTENLLSSIADENLHKITVKKFIKKLSSESFKELEQIKKKIQKRECKAEIISAFGLDSSEQEEILSKLEEILGCSGFDIESKTDPSLIAGVKIRIEGLSLDGSLRGMVEKIAESIGKEK
- a CDS encoding F0F1 ATP synthase subunit alpha: MRYEKLIEESFKNILQSAEEASFEPIVKKTGIISDIGDGIIDVENLDASYYELLILPHNLEALVLNISKKSIKAVVLGDYTLLNVGDEVEKSGKGISVGVGYNLLGRIIDPLGKPLDERDTPQYELKYPIESEALPFFKRDFVKEPMYTGIKIVDAMIPIGKGQRELIIGDSSTGKTSIAIDAIINQYDKDVYCVYVSIGQKKAQVARIIEELQRNEALSHTVVVAATADDSAGLKFIAPYAGSAIAEFFRDEGKDVLIVYDDLTKHADSYRMLSLLLQIPPGREAYPGDIFFVHSRLLERAGKRDIKYGGGSITALPIVETQAGKISAYIPTNLISITDGQIYLDRELFNKGFLPAIDIGKSVSRIGSKAQVPALKKMASRLKLDYSQFLEVEVFTKFGAKLEDETMNLIKKGEALRETLKQGRSVRLDMPKQAVTFFLYNNGFLEKLEIDKISDFVNEFLEYLEISYPDILTLIADTGDMDESTLSTLEKVAAQFFEEFNK
- a CDS encoding Sua5/YciO/YrdC/YwlC family protein translates to MGIGNYRGNILDPRKVYLVQTDTTVGFLSQNRKRLSEIKNRPVEKPFLISVDSFKPLKKFARVPKKFKKRVRRAKKTTFVYPNGKAVRVVRDDRHISFLKKFGWMYSTSANRSGKRFEREFAFEKADVIVEDQRGFFEGKASEILRLSQRKIKKLR
- the atpE gene encoding ATP synthase F0 subunit C; this encodes MDSLTIIVAVSIFTAGITIAIGGYGPSRGEGDALTKAIETIGRQPESASEITKLLFVGMAMVESVAIYSLVISLIILFANPLIKLVVQ
- the carB gene encoding carbamoyl-phosphate synthase large subunit, coding for MPKREDIKTILLIGSGPIVIGQACEFDYSGTQATKTLKELGYRVVLVNSNPATIMTDPEFADRTYIEPITEDVISQIIQKEKVDAILPTMGGQTALNVAMSMFEKGMLEGVKFLGANPEAIKKGEDRQAFKEAMLKIGMDLPKSRYAYSLDEAMEAAKEIGFPLIIRASYTLAGGGSGVAYNIDEFKTLAAKGLEASPINEILIEESLLGWKEYEMEVIRDRDDNCIIVCSIENLDPMGVHTGDSITVAPALTLTDKEYQRMRDASFAILREIGVDTGGSNVQFAVHPETGRMIVIEMNPRVSRSSALASKATGYPIAKVATLLAVGYTLDEIKNDITGTPASFEPVIDYIVTKIPRFTFEKFPQAESTLTTSMKSVGEVMAIGRTFKESVQKGLCSLETGLCGFEKIKTDPETLKREIRRPNENRLLYVAQGFREGLSVEDIYELSKIDRWFLYQIEEIVSFEDKIDLDILQNEELLRVAKTYGFSDKMIAKLINEKENTELTENDIYSARKKLGVELEYNEVDTCAAEFRALTPYLYSTTNITKLTKKEESIQSDKKKVLIIGGGPNRIGQGIEFDYCCVHAAFALEDMGCETIMYNCNPETVSTDYDTSDILYFEPIDFERVRSVIERENPDGIIVHFGGQTPLKLAKPLSAIGAKIIGTSAKVIDLAEDREKFAKFITQNGLLQPENGTAFTEQDALEIAKEIGYPVLVRPSYVLGGRAMRIVYNEDELKSYMEEAVSVSNESPVLIDKFLDHAIEIDVDAISDGENVYIGGIMQHIEEAGIHSGDSACSLPTVSIKDAILKIIEEQTKTIALGLGVKGLLNIQYAIYKDKVYLIEVNPRASRTVPFVSKATGIPMAKVATRVMMQGDLRSALEFYDKFNVVTEENGILKPQLKSHISVKEAVFPFNKLSGADLILGPEMKSTGEVMGISDNFGVSFAKSQVSAGNRLVLEGTLFLSLTDYDKPHAPQIAKIYKDLGFEIVATDGTHRVLKEAGVESKKVLKISEGRPNVEDMIKNGEISMVINTSDNKASKDDARRIRQAVLRFQIPYFTTLAAARVAAEAIAKLKKEGHFEPKALQDYLSE
- a CDS encoding ATP synthase subunit I, giving the protein MNGYTLFIFGALLSLLYFYHLYLQLKLLKSKKRNIFFSFSFRFVLLSVILGWLFYSYEISALYSAAGFITGRFVAIRLIKLS
- the atpD gene encoding F0F1 ATP synthase subunit beta, producing MYGTVTALSANVCDIYFEQSLPEIFEALVIEMPDRKIFLETQRQIDSNNVRALALGFLQDVKAGMKVKRLFSPIKVPVGNKVLGRVLNIFGEPIDAKPADFDEFEPARKSSPAVSRLEGTIKVYETGIKIIDLLAPFILGGKIGLFGGAGVGKTVLLMEFIYKSISLYQGISVFAGVGERVREGHELYHEMIDSNVLEKTVMIFGQMNEAPGIRYLAPMTALTISEYFRDKEQKDVLLLIDNIYRFIQAGQEVSTLLGRIPSKVGYQPTLSNEIAELEERIASTKDGSITSVQAVYVPADDITDPGVAAVFSHLDTSVILSRERAAKGFYPAIDPLASHSKLLDPAIVGSDHYETAKAVKEALSKYKELQDIIAMLGIEQLSPEDRLTVMRARKLEKFLTQPFFVTEAFTGRKGKNVTLSETINGCRKILSGEMDDIDEHSFYMIGSVDEAKI
- a CDS encoding AtpZ/AtpI family protein, which translates into the protein MLQKWRKKGLFWGTLAAVGAVGWMIVLPAVMGGYAGRYIDEKYNSPGNISWSITLLLLGLAIGLYSVWRFFFYKK